The DNA sequence aaattgaacaatttaacaACAACAACTGATGAATTATCACAGATTTTTCACGATAGTATTTTtacctgaaaatatttaaataaatatcacaACAAAGTATTGAATTTCGGTAAAATAACCTTTGCTGCACATTAAGGAGTTGTTATAAATAAAAGCAGTGTTAAAAATCTGTACATTTTTCAATATCTTACAGTTTTAGGCAACTTAATACACTTTTATGACTGCGAATAAAAACTTTTTCCATCTCAACTGTCGTATTTACAAAAACCAAACCTCAACAAAATACAATCAACAAGCTTATGAGAAAACAGTAATTAATCTTTTTTGCTCAAACCTCGATGTTAACACACCTAAATGCTTTGATTATGCTTGAAACAGTAAAATTATATCTAAAAAGTTTTACCAATAAATCCTCTATATGGCATTTCTTCAAGAGTTAGTGCAGCCTTTTAATTCAGTGAAGACTTCCGTGAAGTAACTCGGTTCACTGTTAATCCTGAGCATCTTTTCGCTGAGAAGATTGATAATCAGCAAGCACCTATCCCAGAATTTTTCTTTGCAATCATCCACAAGAAAAGGCTTCAGGGGATACGAGATCTCATTGCCCATGTACGAATAGCTGAGGTACAGGCATGTGAGGACGACAGATTGCAATTCGCGCTCGGAGTCGATGTCTTCGTTCACCAACTCTCGAATCAGCAAGTAGAGGAACACGACATTGGCCGGGTTGATGAAAGCTATGTCTTGCCAGCCTTGTAGCAGCAGGCTTCGGTCCACAGACCTCAGCCACAGAACAGCGTCTGCGGGCTGTATTTCCTTGAGCTTCCAGCACCGTTTGCACAGGAATTCCCCCAAACAGCGTAGCAGTTCAGAAGTAGACGCTTGTATCACAGTTTTCCTGTGTTGTTGGCTCGGACTGATGCCGTGATTACTTTTGCTGGCAGCGTTCAGGGAAGCACCATTGGGGAACTGGACACCATtctggtggtggtggtggtgggcaTTGTGGTTTCCAGAAGAAATGTGGCTCATAAGCGGCCTCACCAGGTTATGAGCCCCTAGCACCGACGGTTTGGAGGGAGGTAGAGAGGGCGGCATCTTGTGACGATCCACCGCCCCGGTATTACGAACGACCACATCGAGAGAAGATACTGTAGAAGTTTTCAAATTATAGCAAGATGCCGATTTCTGAATGTTCTTTTTGTTGTCCACGATGTTGTTCAAATTGTCCAGAGGCTGGCGGgtagtatttttgtttttatctacCTTTCTCCGATTGGAATTCGTGAAAGTCTTCCAACTTAAAGCGTTAATAAATAAGGAAtgtttcttgaaattggaattaTGAGTGTGGTTGAGATTTGCAACCACGTTCCCGTTTTTCTCTTTGATTTTTGCATTGTTGAGCTGTTCGTAATTAAAACCGTTGAGAGTGTATTCCCCGTAATTGGGTTTTCTATCTCGGGGAGAAATACTCAAAACGGTACCCATTTTGGAAAAGAGTAGCTTGGTGTTGCAGCGAAAGTTCAAGACAAAAACATCAACAAGAAAGAGCCCGGGCACAGAGAACGGTTAAAATCGACTTACCAAAACATTGACTTGACCTTCGAGGTCAAATATTGGCACAGCTTAGGATGGACGTTTCATTCAGCGGTTTTTGAGGAAATATGGTATACAAATCGGTTCTGAATGTGATGGATTCGTGAGGGCAAGCTTTGAAGCTTCAATCCTTTCTGAGCTTCCCAACATCTTCAAAATCCATGAAACAGTCGCTCAGAACGGAGAGCAAAACATGTCTGCTTCTAACCTCTTGGCCCGGCCGACTCTGATCGAAGAAGATTTGCATGAGACTGTTACTATGACAACGCTGGTGGTAGTGAATGGCAGCCGCAAGAGGGCGGAGTTGGTGACGTCACACAACCACCTGATTCGTCGAAGTTACCCGTACCTTCAAAAATAAAGCCTGggtcaaaaaattattatttttttcaaactaatatttACATCATCATGCACACATGTTTGATTTGATGTTGCTTTCAACACTCGTCTACAAGTAAATAAAAATCGTTTCCGGTACCAGCTCGTTACTCAATGGGACAGTATCGATTTTATTGAAATCGATAGTGTCTGAATCACGGCGATTTGCAACTGATCACCGGCTGCGTACTTTAAATTACAAATTACTACGATAAAGTAAATTCAAAGTCAATTCCAAAAACATTACGCTTAAATCATTAACGGAAGAGTTCTTAAATGGATTTTAAGAACACTTCTTCCTTTACAGAATTGATAAACATTTCAAAGGTTTATTTCTTGGAACTGAGTCGTGTTGGATCGGTAGGTAGAATTGGGGTTATTGGAgaagtgtttaaatacaaaataaactgTTCTAAAACTATTGTTGAATGTCTAGACATGGCATGGATGGTGGAATTAGCTAGTGTTTAATTTAATACTTTCAGAATAATTTAAAACCGACGAAAATTTTgagtataaattttcaaataacattttaaagtaaaacttcAAAATTCTTAGCAAAATAAGATATACATGATGAATAAACTGAGAAATACCTGAGccaaaatagaagaaaaaagatATAGTTTCCGTGTATACGAATAAAAGTGAGTGCCGTTCATAGATCTGAAAAGATTTGAACGATTTTCAAACTTTATGCTAggcactagcgcagtcagaactTACTTTCTGGGGGTTGAGTATtggcttaaagtttttttttatatggatGTAAACTGCCATATTAGACTTAGCAATATATGTTAAATACAAAGGTTCTGTGAAGTTGATCCTCAAAACTCTTCTTGCGGCGCTCctgagagtttttttcttttacagacgGCATTGTCAGTTTTCAATGTTAGCTATTATTGTACCGATTGGTGATAAAACTTGATGAGATAAGgatcaaaatctttttaaaacatgaataaaatgtaagttttaaagtGGTCTTGAgttcttttcataaattttccttATCATTC is a window from the Uloborus diversus isolate 005 chromosome 6, Udiv.v.3.1, whole genome shotgun sequence genome containing:
- the LOC129224704 gene encoding cyclin-dependent kinase 5 activator 1-like, which translates into the protein MGTVLSISPRDRKPNYGEYTLNGFNYEQLNNAKIKEKNGNVVANLNHTHNSNFKKHSLFINALSWKTFTNSNRRKVDKNKNTTRQPLDNLNNIVDNKKNIQKSASCYNLKTSTVSSLDVVVRNTGAVDRHKMPPSLPPSKPSVLGAHNLVRPLMSHISSGNHNAHHHHHQNGVQFPNGASLNAASKSNHGISPSQQHRKTVIQASTSELLRCLGEFLCKRCWKLKEIQPADAVLWLRSVDRSLLLQGWQDIAFINPANVVFLYLLIRELVNEDIDSERELQSVVLTCLYLSYSYMGNEISYPLKPFLVDDCKEKFWDRCLLIINLLSEKMLRINSEPSYFTEVFTELKGCTNS